In one window of Thermotoga sp. DNA:
- the aroE gene encoding shikimate 5-dehydrogenase has protein sequence MRFCIIGYPVKHSISPRLYNEYFRRAGMNHLYVMEEILPRDFDTEIKRVLKEYDGFNVTIPHKERVMDYVDPDENARRIKAVNCVFCGKGYNTDWLGVVKSLEGTEVKEPVIVVGAGGAARAVIYALLQLGVEDIWVTNRTLERAENLEFPVKTFSLDRLDEMVRKAKSFFNSTSVGMKGERLPVSDTSLKNLYLVYDVIYFDTPLVVKAKELGVKHVIKGDLMFYYQAMENLKVWGIYNEKVFKEVFEEVLR, from the coding sequence ATGAGGTTTTGCATCATCGGATATCCGGTGAAACACAGCATATCCCCGCGGCTGTACAACGAGTACTTCAGGAGGGCAGGAATGAATCACCTGTACGTTATGGAGGAGATATTGCCAAGGGATTTCGATACCGAGATAAAAAGGGTGTTGAAGGAGTACGATGGTTTTAACGTCACCATTCCACACAAAGAGAGAGTTATGGATTATGTAGATCCCGACGAGAATGCAAGGAGAATAAAAGCAGTCAACTGTGTTTTCTGTGGGAAAGGATACAACACAGATTGGTTGGGAGTGGTGAAGTCTTTAGAAGGAACGGAGGTAAAGGAACCCGTCATCGTTGTGGGAGCGGGTGGAGCGGCACGGGCAGTAATCTACGCCCTCCTTCAGCTGGGGGTTGAGGACATCTGGGTGACAAACAGAACGCTCGAGAGGGCCGAAAATCTGGAGTTTCCTGTAAAAACTTTTTCACTTGATCGTCTCGATGAAATGGTGAGAAAAGCAAAGAGTTTCTTCAACTCCACTTCCGTTGGTATGAAGGGCGAGAGACTGCCTGTTTCCGACACTTCACTGAAAAACCTGTATCTCGTTTACGATGTGATCTATTTCGACACCCCGCTCGTTGTGAAAGCGAAGGAACTTGGTGTGAAACATGTCATAAAGGGAGATCTCATGTTCTACTATCAGGCGATGGAGAATCTGAAAGTATGGGGAATATACAACGAGAAGGTTTTCAAAGAAGTGTTCGAGGAGGTTCTGAGATGA